Genomic segment of Ignavibacteriales bacterium:
TACTTTATTTGAGGAGACTACATTCTCTAACAGTTTTTTAAATAGAATAGATGAGAGGTTTTGAGAAATATTTTTCTTGCTAGTATCTGTTTCAAATATAAAATCATAATTCTCGGCTTCGGAAGATTGCATTACTTTAATAGAACCTTCTCTATCGGTAACTAAATAAAAATCGCTTATCGTTCCGAGAAATTTTTGGAAATCATCTGTTTGAATCAAAGAAGTATAAGATTTTTCGGGACTGCTTTTTAGATCTTCAAGAACTAAAACACCGCCTGTATATTCTCCGTCAAGAACTACAGGAGCTCCTTTAAGATGAATTGAATATTTCCCTCCGCTTAATGTTTGTTTTGAAATAATTTCTCTTTCAAATGCTTGACCATTTTTTACTAAAGTTAGATCATCACGAATATCTGCATCGCTAAATAGTCTGTTCTCAAAAATACTTTTCCCTATTAGATCCTCGGGAATTTCACCCATAACCCCGCTGAATTGGAAAAAGGTTGTATTAACAAATTTAATTTTCCAATCGCGTTGAAATATTAATATTCCAACGGGTGTAAAATCAAGAATTTCCTTAAAAGAAAATTCCGATCTGGTTTTTTCAAAAGTTTTATCGAGCGATGATGACATTAAATAATCTCAAACTATATGTGTTATTAATTTATGAAATAGAGAGACTAAATTAAATAAGAAAGGTGGTTAATAGTTACTAAGTCAGCCAAACCTTGATAATTCAGCATGTTATTATCTGGCCGGTTAGATAAAACGGGAAATTTCATCTAATATTTTTGATGTAGCGCCAATGTTTTTCTCCACATAATCAGCGCAAATTTTACCTAAACTCAATCTTAGTTTTTCATCTGTGAATATTTTTCTGAGGTCCTTATATGCTTCTCTTTTATTTCTTACAACAATTCCGCCGCCGATTTCGGCCAGCTTAACTGCTTCCTGGCTGTTTTCATATTTCGGCCCAAACAAAATCGGTATTCCGTACACAGCCGGTTCTAGAACATTGTGAATGCCTTGCTTAAAACTCCCACCCACATAAGCAGCATGTGCATAAGTATATAGCGTAAGAAGTATTCCTATCGAATCAATTATGATTACACGTTCACCTTTATAATTGTTCAAATAGGAAAATCGGATTGAATCGAATTTACCTATAAAATTGTGTTCAGCAGATTCAATGTGTAATTCCGTCGGCTCATGCGGTACAATAATCGTAATTATTTCCGGATCTACTTCCATAAGTTTTATTAAAGCAGGAAGCATAACTTCTTCATCGCTTTCCCATGAACTGCCGATGACAAAAACTTTTTTACCATCAAAAAATCCATCCTTAAAAAGTTTTTTTCCTTTTGCTTGAAGACTTTTTTGATAAACGCGGTCGAATCTTGTATCTCCAACCGCTTTAATTTTATCTCCATCAATATTGAACTCTTTGAAATTTTCTTCATCACTATTTGAGACTGCTAATATTCTGGTTACATAAGAATAAAGCGCTTTGTGAAAACTCTTCGATATAATCCATTTGCGCGAAGTTTTAGATCTCATAGTTGCATCAACAATAAAACTCGGGATTTTTTTCTTTTCGAGCTGCCATATCATGTTTGGCCAAATATCATATCTCATAAAGACGGCTAAATTCGGTCTCACAAGATTTAGAAAACGGCTAGTCATAATTGGAGTATCGTAAGGGAAATATGCAATAATATCAGTGTGCGGATACTTTAATGAATTATTATAACCTGAAGGCGAAAAGAATGTAACAATAACATTTATTTTTTTTTCAGCACGTAATTTTTCAATAATAGGTTTAGCTTGTTCAAATTCTCCCATAGAAGAAGAATGAAACCAAATCATTTTTTTGCTGCGGTCAATTCCGGCAAGATCAATTATTAAATTCTCAAATAATTTTTTTCTTCCTTTAATTCCTATTTTAATTTTTTTATTAAAAAATTGAGCAATAAATAGAAATAATTTTACAAAAGGAATAACAATACCGTTATAGAAAAGATACCAGATGTTTTTCATAATCCTATAAGAAAGATTTTACATGATCAAAAACTGAATTCGGTTTAATCTCTTTCATACACTTAAAATGCGTTTGCCGGCACTTTGATCTTCCAATATGACTGCACGGTCGGCAAGATAAAGAATTATTTTCTAAGATTGAATTTTCGGATAGATACGGTATAAAACCAAATTCACTAACTGTTGAACCGAAGATTGCAGTAATAGGCGTTCTTACAGCCGTTGCTGTATGCATTAATCCTGAATCATTACAAATGATATGCTGACATTGCTTCATATCAATTGCTGTCTGCAAAAGATCATTATTGTTGCAAAGATTAATACTGTTTTCAATTTTAGAAGATATTGCTTTGCACAATTCCCGATCATCTTTTCCGCCGAAAATTACTATAGTGAAATGTTGACTGCTTAATCTATTTCCAAGTTTGATAAAATATTCTTCCGGCCACCGTTTTGTAAAATGTTTTGCGCCGGGACAAATTCCAATATATTTTTTACCCGCAGCCAATTGGGGATTTATATTTTTGGGAATGAAAAGATCCAATCCGTTATCATCAAGCTGAAGCGCTGCAATCTCGGCATAACGCATTGGTATTGGTTTAATTTCCTTCAGCAAATTAATTTTAGTCCATACTAATAATAATTTTTTAAAAGTCGGTTTCTTAAAACGTTTTACTTCAGTTCCTAATCCAAATGTAAGAGCACAGCTCCGTAAATTGTTCTGAAGATCAATGACCATATCATATTTCGTTTTATGGATTTGGTCTTTAATACTTTTTACTTTTTCTTTTTCGTAAAGGTAAAGAGAGGAGATGAGTGGATTGTACTGTAAAGAAGATGAGTATTGTTTCTTAACAACGTAATCAATCTGTGAATTGGGATATTTTTTATTTATTGCTCTAAGTATCGGTGTAGTGAGTAGAATATCTCCAAGCGAGCTTAATCTTATAATAAGAATTTTATATTTTGTTGAATCCGACAATAGGTTTAACCTTTGTTTTATATACAAATCTAACCAATTCAAGAATTGCTTCCAACCTGCTTACATCAAGAATCTCAAAAGAGTTGTTAGTCAAATGACTCTTGTTTATTTTTGTTCAATACAAAATTAGAAGGTTTTATCATGACGACATTACCGCCCCCAGCCACAAAAGTATTCCCTGAAAGCTCAATTGAAAAAAAATGTTACAACATTGTAGAAATGTTTAAGGAAAATATACCGATCATGAATGATAGGAACAGACTCGGATTTAATCTCTACAAATACATGACTGGCGAAGGTGATTCTCCCGAAATTTTAGTTAAGTCTACAAAGATTAAAATCGAAGGAATGACAAAAGCAGAACTTGCTAAACGATTAACTGAAGAATTGTCAAAAATCAATTTATAATTTAGAGCCTGCCTGTAGGCAGGTTCGCAATTTAATATCTGTCTCGCCCATCTTTTAAATACTTTTCTACTAGCAGAACATCTTCCATGCTTCCTATAAAGATCGGAGTACGCTCATGTAAACCAGTGGGTTGTATTTCTAAAATTCTTTCTTTTCCGTCACTCGCTCTTCCACCTGCTTCTTCCATTATGTATGCCATTGGATTACATTCGTACATTAATCGAAGTTTACCTTTTGGATTTCTTTTATCACCAGGATATATAAAGATGCCGCCATACAACAATGTGCGATGAATATCAGCAACCATCGAACCTACATAACGAGCTTGATACGGTTTCCCATCAAACAAATTTGATTGAAGATATTTTATGTAATTTTTTAATCCTTGCGGCCAGGTAAAATAATTTCCTTCATTAAGACTATAAATTCTTCCGTGACTTGGAATTTTAATGTCATCATGAGATAATAAAAATTCTCCGAATGCCGGATCTAATGTAAAACCATGAACGCCGTGACCGTGTCCCGATGTATAAACAAGCATTGTACTTGAACCATAAACCACATAACCGGCAACAACTTGCTGAAAACCTGGCTGTAAACAATCTTGAAGTGTTCCTGGTCCGTTGCCTGGGCTGATCCTTTTATATATAGAAAAGATCGTTCCGATGCTGATGTTTGCATCTATGTTCGATGAACCGTCGAGCGGATCGAAAAGCAAAACATATTTTCCAATTTTGTGATGCGGAGGTAAATGTATTATATCTTCTTCTTCTTCTGAAGCCATAACACAAAAGTATCCGCCGTGATCCATCGCTTTGATCAACATCTCGTGCGCATAAATATCAAGCTTCTTAACTTTCTCACCATGAACATTTTCATCACCGGTAAATCCGAGTATTTCCACTAGTCCCGCTTTATTTACTTCGAGAGAAATTAATTTTGCAGCAAGACTAAGTTGGAGCAGAATTGCCGAGAGTTCACCGGTTGCTTCAGGGTGGAGTTTTTCACCTTCCATAATATGGCGTGGTAATGTCATGAATCGTTTTGTTGCCATTAATTTTCTCCAGTAATTTTTCTATAACTTTTTGATGTTAAGCGAAAGCAATTTAATTAATAGAGTTTGATGTGTCAATCTATGTTTTAGATCTTAACATACTAAGAGATGTTTTGTCCAACTTCTTGATCTTTATACTGCAACTGATAAAGTTTGTAGTAAATTCCCCTTTTTGCCAGAAGTTCTTGATGTGTTCCAATTTCTTTTAATTCGCCTTTGTGCATTACAAGAATTTTGTCCGCATTCTGAATCGTAGAAAGACGATGCGCTATTACTATCGAGGTTCTTCCTACTAATAGTTTTTCGATAGCGTTTTGAATGATCTGTTCGGTTTCAGTATCAATGCTGGAAGTTGCTTCATCTAAAATTAGTATTTGAGGATTATACGCCAACGCTCTTGCAAATGAGATCAATTGTTTTTGTCCGACGCTGAGAGTTGCACCTTTTTCTTTAACAACTTCATCGTAACCGTTCGGAAGCTGAGAAATAAATTTGTGAGCTCCGACTGTTTTTGCCGCTTCTATTATTTGCTCATCGGTTATTTTTTCGTTACCGAGATTAATATTCGATTTTATAGTTCCAGAAAAAAGGAAAACATCCTGCAGCACAATTGCAATATATTTCCGCAGATCGCGTTTGTCTAAATTCCGAATATCTATTCCATCAAGAGTGATGCTACCTTTGGCAATATCATAGAATCTGGTTAGAATATTTATTATACTTGTTTTACCAGCACCGGTAGCGCCAACAATGGCAATGGTTTCGCCGGGATTAATTCTAAAAGAAACATTCCTTAAAACATAATCTTCGGGATTGTAAGCAAACCAAACATTCTTAAATTCGATCTCACCGCGAACTGTTGGAAGCTGTGAAGGATTATCCGGATTCTCAATTATTGTTTTATCATCCAAAAGTTTGAATATCCTTTCAGAAGAAGCCATTGCAGTTTGAAGAATATTATACTTTTCGGAAAGATCACGAACGGGACGCCAAAACATTTCAGTGTATTGAAAAAATGCAATTAAAACACCAACTGTCAAACGGCTCTGAATAACTTCTCCGCCGCCGTACCAAATAATAAGTCCAACAGAAATTACACTGAGCATTTCAACTACCGGGAAAAACACTGCATAGTAGAAAATGGATTTAATGTTTACAACTTTGTTATCGTCATTGATACTTGAGAATTTTTTTAGTTCTTCTTTTTCCTTAGAGAATATCTGCACAACATTCATACCCGTTACGCGTTCCTGCATATAAGAATTTAATCTTGCCAGGTGCAGACGAACATCTCTATATGTTTCGCGTACTTTTTTTCTGAATAAAAATGTTGCATAGATCAACACAGGCATTACCGAAAGAGTTACAAGAGAAAGATCCCATGCCATAGCAAACATGAAAATAAAAATCCAGACGATTACAAATATGTCGCTGAAAACCGAAACAATTCCCGATGAAAACATTTCGTTAAGTGAGTCAACATCATTAGTAACGCGGGTAACTGTTCTTCCAACTGG
This window contains:
- the waaF gene encoding lipopolysaccharide heptosyltransferase II yields the protein MSDSTKYKILIIRLSSLGDILLTTPILRAINKKYPNSQIDYVVKKQYSSSLQYNPLISSLYLYEKEKVKSIKDQIHKTKYDMVIDLQNNLRSCALTFGLGTEVKRFKKPTFKKLLLVWTKINLLKEIKPIPMRYAEIAALQLDDNGLDLFIPKNINPQLAAGKKYIGICPGAKHFTKRWPEEYFIKLGNRLSSQHFTIVIFGGKDDRELCKAISSKIENSINLCNNNDLLQTAIDMKQCQHIICNDSGLMHTATAVRTPITAIFGSTVSEFGFIPYLSENSILENNSLSCRPCSHIGRSKCRQTHFKCMKEIKPNSVFDHVKSFL
- the fbp gene encoding class 1 fructose-bisphosphatase yields the protein MATKRFMTLPRHIMEGEKLHPEATGELSAILLQLSLAAKLISLEVNKAGLVEILGFTGDENVHGEKVKKLDIYAHEMLIKAMDHGGYFCVMASEEEEDIIHLPPHHKIGKYVLLFDPLDGSSNIDANISIGTIFSIYKRISPGNGPGTLQDCLQPGFQQVVAGYVVYGSSTMLVYTSGHGHGVHGFTLDPAFGEFLLSHDDIKIPSHGRIYSLNEGNYFTWPQGLKNYIKYLQSNLFDGKPYQARYVGSMVADIHRTLLYGGIFIYPGDKRNPKGKLRLMYECNPMAYIMEEAGGRASDGKERILEIQPTGLHERTPIFIGSMEDVLLVEKYLKDGRDRY
- a CDS encoding ABC transporter ATP-binding protein → MAEAQKDDEILGKAYDAKLMRRLLQYVKPYKKYVIIAILMNIIVAALGPVRPYLTKIAFDDNIKNNDFHGLLIICGILLVSLILQASIQYFLTYYTELMGQKIVYDLRVQIFSHVQKLALRYFDKTPVGRTVTRVTNDVDSLNEMFSSGIVSVFSDIFVIVWIFIFMFAMAWDLSLVTLSVMPVLIYATFLFRKKVRETYRDVRLHLARLNSYMQERVTGMNVVQIFSKEKEELKKFSSINDDNKVVNIKSIFYYAVFFPVVEMLSVISVGLIIWYGGGEVIQSRLTVGVLIAFFQYTEMFWRPVRDLSEKYNILQTAMASSERIFKLLDDKTIIENPDNPSQLPTVRGEIEFKNVWFAYNPEDYVLRNVSFRINPGETIAIVGATGAGKTSIINILTRFYDIAKGSITLDGIDIRNLDKRDLRKYIAIVLQDVFLFSGTIKSNINLGNEKITDEQIIEAAKTVGAHKFISQLPNGYDEVVKEKGATLSVGQKQLISFARALAYNPQILILDEATSSIDTETEQIIQNAIEKLLVGRTSIVIAHRLSTIQNADKILVMHKGELKEIGTHQELLAKRGIYYKLYQLQYKDQEVGQNIS
- a CDS encoding 3-deoxy-D-manno-octulosonic acid transferase produces the protein MKNIWYLFYNGIVIPFVKLFLFIAQFFNKKIKIGIKGRKKLFENLIIDLAGIDRSKKMIWFHSSSMGEFEQAKPIIEKLRAEKKINVIVTFFSPSGYNNSLKYPHTDIIAYFPYDTPIMTSRFLNLVRPNLAVFMRYDIWPNMIWQLEKKKIPSFIVDATMRSKTSRKWIISKSFHKALYSYVTRILAVSNSDEENFKEFNIDGDKIKAVGDTRFDRVYQKSLQAKGKKLFKDGFFDGKKVFVIGSSWESDEEVMLPALIKLMEVDPEIITIIVPHEPTELHIESAEHNFIGKFDSIRFSYLNNYKGERVIIIDSIGILLTLYTYAHAAYVGGSFKQGIHNVLEPAVYGIPILFGPKYENSQEAVKLAEIGGGIVVRNKREAYKDLRKIFTDEKLRLSLGKICADYVEKNIGATSKILDEISRFI